One Vairimorpha necatrix chromosome 7, complete sequence DNA segment encodes these proteins:
- a CDS encoding condensin complex subunit 3 (CND3), with product MEKASEIKNLQIIFNEIQICDIKKYTENLNKCIKYFDKNPNLDNFLKIFYPILLCKKSNIPNKIILFLKKLFEELCTLENGKKLIISLFKHLIELINSKSSKIRKNSIFFIRQLSNIEYINEKIISKDNINKEDIMSKDNIISKDNIIIKDNIIKDDNIIKEDNIIKEDNIISQGFLEKISERLFDKEKSVRKEAILFLQKYQNCQVNENTKINNILKNLTKYDPSVDCRKMAYENLEVNNFTINCIVDRCSDINLNIRKIFYKKFLEKINIREMRQDKKFLLLKKVFSEREIESIDLFVNNCVLYYDLPSEFNILIKDFYDQKLCKKLVKKLMNLFDFNLSGEKILNDTTFENIFLYLIYLEYIEENKGRDELNLISLSKFVDFIYKFIKLSEDNQEKMEKSKMLFRILNFYDVFDDESKKIINTTIYKLIKNGAHEDIIEEVVKTIYKIDQQNGDKMFGSLIHRHMETNLIYSLQISKYILKYSQNIDKIQEAIANEIILPCEVSNKEVDSLIAQVAFFYLNISYNEEIYELFKKYRETVDIFFPMIVDLALKFKDEKYETLASEIFSNLLESNNVTAIIPGSKLILSHQINNESVIFRYFKFALLFYFQEEDDHIQQYLTVFFHEYFLEDSTFLIKTFCPVYENLEQSEKYFVDRCLYLIENSKKQRGSQTLFYNICVNFYLFYIETKLVKKFLYVLNQINICPVWEPVLTKKILFCCTQLMKKPLLNKKFMGIVNNLMAIDDGEPISQEDLKCVKQDLCIL from the coding sequence ATGGAAAAAGCTTCagaaatcaaaaatttacaaataattttcaatgAAATCCAAATTtgtgatataaaaaaatacactGAAAACTTAAAcaaatgtataaaatattttgataaaaatccAAATCTAGacaatttcttaaaaatattttatccaattttattgtgtaaaaaatcaaatattcctaacaaaataattttatttttaaaaaaattatttgaagAATTGTGTACATTAGAAAATGgtaaaaaacttattatttcattatttaaacatttgatagaattaataaattctaagAGTAGTAAAATCAGGAAAAAttccatattttttataagacaattatcaaatatagaatatataaatgaaaaaataatatctaaagataatattaataaagaagatataaTGTCTAaagataatataatatctaaagataatattattataaaagacaatataataaaagatgataatataataaaagaagataatataataaaagaagacaATATAATAAGTCAAGGTTTTTTGGAAAAAATATCGGAAAGATTATttgataaagaaaaaagtgTAAGAAAAGAAGCAATTCtctttttacaaaaatatcaaaattgTCAAGTAAACgaaaatactaaaattaataacattttaaaaaatcttactAAATACGATCCAAGTGTAGATTGTAGAAAAATGGCTTATGAAAATTTGGAAGTAAAcaattttactataaattgTATAGTCGACAGATGCTcagatataaatttaaatattagaaaaattttttataaaaaatttttagaaaaaattaatattagaGAAATGAgacaagataaaaaatttttattattgaaaaaagtatttagtGAACGAGAAATCGAAAGTATtgatttatttgtaaataattgTGTCTTATATTACGACTTACCAAGTGAATTCAATAtcttaataaaagatttttatgatcagaaattatgtaaaaaattagtaaaaaaacttatgaatttatttgatttcAATTTATCGggagaaaaaattttaaatgacACGACATTtgaaaatatctttttgtatttgatatatttggaatatattgaagaaaataaaggTAGAGACGAATTAAATCTAATTTCTTTGTCTAAATTTGTAGATTTTatctacaaatttataaaattatctgAAGATaatcaagaaaaaatggaaaaatcaaaaatgttatttagaattttGAACTTTTATGACGTGTTTGATGACGAATctaagaaaattattaatacaacaatttataaattaataaaaaatggtGCACATGAAGATATAATCGAAGAAGTAgtaaaaactatttataaaattgatcAACAAAATGGAGACAAAATGTTCGGCTCTTTAATTCACAGGCACATGGAAACAAATCTAATTTACAGTTTacaaatttcaaaatatattttaaaatattctcaaaatattgataaaattcaaGAAGCTATCGCAAATGAGATCATTTTGCCATGTGAAGTGTCAAATAAAGAAGTCGATTCTTTAATAGCGCAAGtagcatttttttatttaaatatttcgtataatgaagaaatttacgaattatttaaaaaatacaggGAAACTGTCGACATCTTTTTCCCGATGATCGTCGATCTCGCCTTGAAATTTAAAGACGAAAAATACGAAACTTTGGCAtctgaaatattttcaaatttattagaatCAAACAATGTCACTGCCATTATTCCTGGTTCAAAACTCATTTTATCTCACCAAATTAATAACGAATCTGTAATTTTCCGCTATTTTAAATTCGCtctacttttttatttccaaGAAGAAGACGATCATATTCAACAATATCTTACTGTTTTCTTCCacgaatattttttagaagaCTCAACTTTccttataaaaacattttgcCCTGTTTATGAAAATCTAGAACAAtctgaaaaatattttgtagaTCGGTGTTTGTatttaatagaaaattctaaaaaacaaagagGGTCTCAGacacttttttataacatttgtgtgaatttttatcttttttatattgagacaaaattagttaaaaaatttttatatgttttaaatcaaataaatatttgtcCTGTTTGGGAACCAGTACTTACAAAAAAGATCTTGTTTTGTTGTACACaattaatgaaaaaaccattgttgaataaaaaatttatgggtattgttaataatttaatggCTATTGATGATGGAGAACCTATAAGTCAAGAAGATTTGAAATGTGTTAAACAAGATTTATGTATATTGTGA
- a CDS encoding conserved oligomeric Golgi complex subunit 6 has translation MEKLIKQKEKLENDLNLTKQKHDLLIKDYQQISTDLTHLRTTKLSLLQKFEDAKQILKQKKTLFVSLKKNIKDYKLHKQHEIREIYKNKFENLLLRINEIKWKYNLQIFKSFDKIKEIENEAEIFKNLKIEINYFYKNQFSNLKKYLVFEIVKNKELHDMIYKIKFVKEFEEYFKIELFLECMNEYINKRYEYHFASDSETNRLDKAEWVFNFLEKKIKEIHKFIGIYEKYNTNNINSTNNYDTINNINNTNIYDKQIYKQQDNNNSTNNINSTNINDTNNQDKQIYKQQDNIDTNDTNAYFISICKNVVNLIKSRINDIENIDSYQKRNLLINFNFFLSLFTRNIFLDFSLDLNSHFSDFRSDLLHSERSEINQKLQEIHKLNFKEWFPKYEDLIKENLDLIKKFLPLDVEYVVDNILDFHVVFIDSMRYLNRKEIHVLVYLFNMFEEFKENIQYLLEDYIYNINENDKYNDNVLDEEKVDNILLKITKFNLENFKLIKTLFENDINNIINLKFYFINDLYLIFGDYKKCKGFSKLRHLSAEMIDQHILSILTTKKLDQSEYTEYISLYRKLKDIFDIKEWDSRECMKCIKGIFENKTVKNKYTEEINRIYY, from the coding sequence ATGGAAaaacttataaaacaaaaagaaaaactaGAAAACGATTTAAATCTTACCAAACAAAAACACGATCTTCTTATAAAAGACTACCAACAAATATCCACTGATCTTACTCATTTGCGCACTACTAAACTATCTCTCCTCCAAAAATTCGAAGACGCCAAACAAATTCTCAAACAGAAAAAGACTTTGTTTGTTtctctaaaaaaaaatataaaagattacAAATTGCATAAACAACATGAAATCcgagaaatttataaaaataaatttgaaaatttacttttacGAATTAACGAGATTAAATGGAAATacaatttacaaattttcaaatcctttgataaaataaaagaaatagaaaatgaagCAGAAATTTTCaagaatttgaaaattgagataaattatttttataaaaatcaattttctaatttgaaaaaatatttggtTTTTGAAATTGTTAAGAATAAGGAATTACATGATATGATTTATAAGATTAAGTTTGTTAAAGAATTTGAAGAGTATTTTAAGATTGAGTTGTTTTTGGAATGTATGAATGAGTATATTAATAAGAGATATGAGTATCATTTTGCAAGTGATAGTGAAACAAATAGGTTAGATAAAGCGGAATGGgtatttaattttctagAGAAGAAGATTAAAGAAATCCACAAATTTATAGGAATTTATgagaaatataatacaaataatataaatagtacaaataattatgatactataaataatattaataatacaaatatatatgacaaacaaatatataagcAACaagataataataatagtacaaataatattaatagtacaaatattaatgaTACAAATAATCAAGacaaacaaatatataagcAACAAGATAATATTGATACAAATGATACTAATGCATATTTCATTAGTATTTGTAAGAATGTcgtaaatttaataaaatcaagaaTCAATGACATAGAGAATATTGATTCTTATCAAAAGAGAAATCTCTTgataaatttcaatttctttctcTCTTTGTTCactagaaatattttcctTGATTTTTCTCTAGATTTAAATTCCCATTTCTCAGATTTTCGCTCAGATCTTCTTCATTCTGAGAGATCAGAAATTAATCAGAAGTTACAAGAAATCCACAAGTTAAATTTCAAGGAGTGGTTTCCCAAATATGAAGATCTTATAAAAGAGAATTTAGATTTAATCAAGAAGTTTCTTCCTTTAGATGTAGAATATGTAGtagataatattttagatttcCATGTGGTATTTATAGATAGTAtgagatatttaaatagGAAAGAGATACATGTACtagtatatttatttaatatgtttgaagaatttaaagagaatatacaatatttattagaggattatatttataatataaatgaaaatgataaatataatgataATGTTTTAGATGAAGAGAAAgttgataatattttattgaaaattacTAAGTTTAATTTAGAGAATTTTAAACTTATTAAGACTTTATTTGAGaatgatataaataatattataaatcttaagttttactttataaatgatttatatttgatatttggAGATTATAAGAAGTGTAAGGGATTTAGTAAATTGAGACATCTCTCGGCAGAGATGATAGACCAGCATATTCTCAGTATATTGACTACTAAGAAGTTAGACCAGAGTGAGTACACTGAGTATATAAGTTTATATAGGAAGCTTAAggatatatttgatattaaagAATGGGACAGTAGAGAATGTATGAAATGTATTAAGGGGATATTTGAGAATAAGACAGTAAAGAACAAGTACACTGAAGAGATAAACAGAATATATTActaa
- a CDS encoding arginine-tRNA ligase (RARS1) — MILEKIIDNIIDEIEKAYTFTKEELRSCLEVCNIKGKPNCTFFLLKIRQNAAEITNDFYTSILNANIKYVKDVTARGPSVSFNINIIPYGSEIISTILEKNESFGKNNIGNNKTVVIDYSSPNIAKIFHMGHFRTTILGNFIKKLHNFCGYNAIGLNYLGDWGKQFGFVLLGYEKFGKEEELKNDPIKHLFDVYVKINNLASEDPTIDTQAKKIFEMMEKDNNEKYLKQWAFFRQISINKYKELYKKLGVEFEEYSGESKYEKICWDEIKKLDFLITNPDKSVCVDLGKEKNPVVLKSDGTTLYLTRDYSAALDRIKRHKAEKLIYVVSVEQKEHFEDLFSVLKKAKVNCEFEHVQYGMVKGMSTRKGTVKFLEDIIETATDVMLKQIESEPERRAAIEDVKETALNLAVSTLIIMDFSAKRIKGYEFDVEKRAKNVNGTGSYIQYAHCRLKSIEIMNKDLDIKKEIDTKFIEQEEIQALLYKLIWFEKTIVSCLEDLEPNKLYTYINDLCAYTNSINKKMMVKGVDSDIASVRLNVLKCARIVIGNALRLFGLTPLNKM, encoded by the coding sequence ATGATActcgaaaaaataatagacAATATTATCGATGAGATTGAGAAAGCATATACATTTACAAAAGAGGAATTAAGATCTTGTTTAGAAGTATGCAATATCAAAGGAAAACCAAATTGCACATTTTTCttactaaaaataagaCAAAATGCTGCTGAAATTacaaatgatttttatacatctattttaaatgctaatattaaatatgttaaaGATGTCACCGCAAGGGGCCCTTCTGTATctttcaatattaatatcATTCCTTATGGTTCCGaaattatttctactaTACTCGAAAAAAACGAATCATTCggtaaaaacaatataggTAACAACAAAACAGTTGTTATAGATTATAGTAGCCCAAATATAGCGAAAATATTTCACATGGGTCATTTTCGAACTACTATCTTAggcaattttataaaaaaacttcaCAATTTTTGTGGTTATAATGCTATCGGTCTAAATTATTTAGGCGATTGGGGAAAACAATTTGGTTTCGTTTTACTCggttatgaaaaatttggcaaagaagaagaattaaaaaatgatccTATAAAACATCTTTTTGACGTTTACGTCAAAATTAACAATTTAGCATCTGAAGATCCAACAATCGACACACAagctaaaaaaattttcgaaATGATGGAAAAAGACAACAAtgagaaatatttaaaacagtGGGCATTTTTTAGACAAAttagtataaataaatataaagaattatataaaaaattaggtGTAGAATTTGAAGAATATTCTGGTGAAagtaaatatgaaaaaatttgttgggatgaaattaaaaaattagattttttaattacaaaTCCTGATAAATCTGTTTGTGTAGATTTGggtaaagaaaaaaatccAGTTGTATTAAAATCTGATGGTACTACTTTATACTTAACAAGAGATTATTCCGCAGCTTTAGATCGAATAAAAAGACATAAAGCTGAAAAACTTATTTATGTTGTTTCTGTAGAACAAAAAGAACATTTTGAAGATTTATTTAGTGTTTTAAAGAAAGCGAAAGTTAATTGTGAGTTTGAACATGTTCAATATGGAATGGTCAAAGGTATGTCAACAAGAAAAGGAacagtaaaatttttagaagatATTATTGAGACTGCTACAGATGTCATGTTAAAACAAATAGAAAGTGAACCAGAAAGACGAGCAGCTATTGAAGATGTAAAAGAGACTGCTTTAAATTTAGCAGTTTCTACTCTAATAATTATGGATTTTTCTGCTAAGAGGATTAAAGGCTACGAATTTGATGTAGAAAAAAGAGCCAAGAATGTTAATGGAACAGGTTCTTATATTCAATATGCTCATTGTAGACTTAAAAGTATTGAAATTATGAATAAAGATTTggatattaaaaaagaaattgatactaaatttattgaacaAGAGGAAATACAAGCACTTTTGTACAAACTTATTTGGTTTGAAAAGACGATTGTTAGTTGTTTAGAAGATTTGGAGCCTAATAAACTTTACACTTATATTAATGATTTGTGTGCTTATACAAATTcgattaataaaaagatgatGGTAAAGGGAGTTGATTCTGATATTGCGTCAGTAAGATTGAATGTTTTGAAATGTGCTAGGATTGTCATAGGAAATGCCTTGAGATTATTTGGACTTACTccattaaataaaatgtga
- a CDS encoding VNE6907-113, translating into MDFAKRNYTVPPFKEYKLSACLTPTSKNPQPQIYESTIYAQNHVFARSKFFKLLNDKYKLKPSKLVLLGAEEIKEQVTGEVKNYGISFVFRCKKGLQNSYREFRAISRVSALDFLFREAAIRIRCKRNDIFVIDIKELEDEEIKTGKVAEFNQPDLKFPVFGKYANTRDLYVPVNTNLSD; encoded by the coding sequence ATGGATTTTGCTAAGAGAAATTACACAGTCCCCCCTTTCAAAGAGTACAAACTTTCCGCTTGTTTAACTCCAACTAGTAAAAATCCCCAGCCTCAAATCTACGAATCCACTATTTATGCTCAGAATCATGTCTTCGCCAGATCCAAGTTTTTTAAGTTACTAAATGACAAGTACAAGTTAAAACCAAGTAAGCTCGTCTTACTTGGTGcagaagaaattaaagaacAAGTCACTGGAGAAGTAAAGAATTATGGGATCAGTTTCGTCTTTAGATGCAAGAAAGGTCTACAGAATTCATATAGAGAATTTAGAGCCATTTCTAGAGTCAGTGCTTTAGATTTCTTGTTTAGAGAAGCTGCTATTAGAATTAGGTGTAAGAGAAATGATATCTTTGTAATAGATATTAAAGAATTGGAAGATGAAGAAATTAAGACAGGGAAAGTTGCAGAGTTTAATCAGCCTGATCTCAAGTTCCCAGTGTTTGGGAAGTATGCGAATACCCGGGATTTATACGTACCAGTTAATACTAATTTAAGtgattaa
- a CDS encoding splicing factor YJU2 (YJU2) — MPRDKKSTMRFCNPFTVKCLYCSEYIFKNKRHNAYQEEIKGGDYYGIKVYRFMFKCTGCKKMLSIKTDPKNGDYQAENGCLRIDNLKKEANIRKKENETDIEKIKEEIKKLYEIEKSYKK; from the coding sequence atgccaagagataaaaaatctacAATGCGATTTTGTAATCCATTTACTGTAAAATGTTTGTATTGTTcagaatatattttcaaaaataagagACATAATGCTTAtcaagaagaaattaaaggAGGAGATTATTACGGAATAAAAGTTTACAGATTCATGTTTAAATGTACTGGATGTAAGAAAATGTTATCTATAAAAACAGATCCAAAAAACGGAGATTATCAAGCTGAAAATGGATGCCTAAGAATTGAcaacttaaaaaaagaagcaAACAttcgaaaaaaagaaaacgaAACagatatagaaaaaataaaagaagaaataaaaaaactatatgaaatagaaaaaagttacaaaaaataa
- a CDS encoding C2H2-type zinc finger, whose amino-acid sequence MKPNYLQLEEFLFNLKQKINPDLQVNEIKLDDSNITVKFYNIQDIQYMPLAILEDLLWMHMNIQKSETIRDFIRDMMNIYKIMEVDKDNNPVEIELCGLDHLNGNIFALIEKKYCELMNSEDSSMFGRIEMSNITDKDKMEKTNVDYEYPFDKSFVQQDFKEIMSNIYKSNDFIEPTNVEENLYNPFKKNLGRGRSRTKQVNIKDRPFICEYPDCKRAFKRYEHLKRHNKMHTGERPYKCKFPGCMKAFSRSDNLSQHYKIHNVPSKSQSLTFRNYYEMSKE is encoded by the coding sequence ATGAAACCAAACTATCTTCAATTAGAagagtttttatttaacttgaaacaaaaaataaatccaGATCTACAAgtaaatgaaataaaattagatGATTCAAATATAactgtaaaattttacaacaTCCAAGATATTCAATACATGCCTTTGGCAATATTAGAAGATCTTTTGTGGATGCACATGAATATTCAGAAAAGCGAAACAATTAGAGATTTTATTAGAGATATGATGAATATTTACAAGATCATGGAAGTAGATAAAGACAATAATCCGGTAGAAATAGAACTTTGTGGGCTTGACCACTTGAATGGAAACATTTTCGCACTtatcgaaaaaaaatattgcgAATTGATGAATTCGGAAGATTCGTCTATGTTTGGTCGCATTGAAATGTCTAATATTACAGATAAAGACAAGATGGAAAAAACCAATGTAGATTACGAATATCCATTTGATAAATCCTTTGTTCAGCaagattttaaagaaataatgagcaatatttataaatccaATGATTTTATAGAACCAACGAATGTAGAAGAAAATCTCTACAATccatttaagaaaaatctCGGCAGAGGAAGAAGTAGGACGAAACaagtaaatattaaagataGACCGTTTATTTGTGAATATCCTGATTGTAAAAGAGCTTTTAAAAGGTATGAGCATTTGAAGCGACACAATAAGATGCACACAGGCGAGAGGCCTTACAAGTGCAAATTCCCAGGATGTATGAAAGCCTTTTCTAGAAGTGACAATCTGTCACAACATTACAAAATTCACAACGTGCCATCAAAGTCACAAAGTTTGacatttagaaattattacGAGATGAGCAAAGAGTAA
- a CDS encoding small nuclear ribonucleoprotein, protein MDDKFINYRVKVHTKDKAFVEGTLIRIDKYRNILLEDSEEFRKGYLKNPREYLGLIIIPGANIKYIEYLYKQKK, encoded by the coding sequence atggatgataaatttataaattacagAGTAAAAGTCCATACAAAAGACAAGGCCTTTGTAGAGGGGACATTAATAAGAATAGAcaaatatagaaatattcTACTAGAGGACAGTGAAGAATTCAGAAAaggatatttaaaaaacccAAGGGAATATTTAGGACTAATAATCATACCAGGGgccaatataaaatatatagaatatttatacaagcagaaaaaataa